The following is a genomic window from bacterium.
GGTGGCAGAAATTTCCCCAGCAACAGAAACTCGCACTGGCGTTTCCCAAGTTGGAACGTTATTCGAGATCAGCCTTTTGCTAGAACGAATCTCAATATTCGTCCCAGTATTATGTTCCCAGATCGAAGTTGCATTGCCCGACGTATCAACAGCCAGGTGCGGTCGGTTAGAATTAAATCCAGCATCCGACAAATTATTAACTGCTAAAGTCCAATCGCCGGCCACTGCTAGTGAAGCGGCATGAAAAATCAGCGCAGAGCAAAGAAAGATTTTTTTCAGGAAATTTTTTGTAGAATTCATAAAAACTCAGTTAGTCGCAGAACCGTAACATTTTAATAATGCTAAATTCTACGACGTTACTGAGTTTAGATTCAAGAGAAATTATCAGATCGGCCAAAAGCCTCGCCCAATCGTTTAATCTCTCACAATTACGCGCCCTTTCATATATGGATGTGGAGCGCAAAAGTAATCATAGGTCCCGCCTTTCGTCAGTACTTTCTCATAAGACTCGCCGTGAGCAAGCAGTGCCGAGCCAAAGGCCTCAGGTGCGGTGTTTGTCACCACATTATGGAATCCAGCAAATTCTCCATCCATATAAGTGAATACTTCTTCATTAATCCAGCGCACTTTTGTGCCCTCTGCAATATTCAGTACTTTCGGGTAGAAAGAATTTCCGATAATACGGACTCGCACTTCCTTCTGCTCAGCTGAGACAAAATACGGTTCGTCCACATCCGTGCTACCAGGTTCAAAAGGAGAAAAAACGCGAATTGATTTTTTCTTGAGCTCTGCCCGTTCCTGATCGCTAATCGCCGGCCCATCACTTAAGACAGTCAGCGGAGTTACTGCATTCTTATCGCCAGCGAGAATGCCAATCGCTCCACGATCCGTTGACCCAACAGCATGAGAAAGCATTAAGAAGTTACCCTCATCTGGTGGCATGCGGAATTCAACAACCCAAGAATCACTTGGTCCAGCCGTAACAGTCTGTCCGCCTTTAAAGGAGTTCTCCGGGATACCTTGCCAATAAGCGAAATCCCAAATAATTCCCACAATGTGAAAGGTCGAAAGCAAGTTCGGCCCAACGTTTAGGAAATTAATACGCACATAGTCGCCTGGCTTAGCCTTGATTGGCTCTTCCACATAACGAAAGAGTTTGCCGTTAAACGTTACGTAAATTGGCTTCGCATCAATTGCGTCTTTTCCGTTCGCGTAAAACTCGTGTTGCGTGAGGAAAATCTCCACATCCGGTTTTTTATTGAGAATTTTTTCTAGTTTATATTTCTGTTTGGGGCGCACTACCATCATGCCGTACTGACCAAAAATCACGTGCATTGGAATTGCGTGTCCGCCCGGTGCGCAGTGATACATATAGATACCAGGGTAGGTTGCACGAAAAACCATTTTCTTTGATTCCCCTGCTTGAATCTTTCCAAGATACTTGGAAGTCTGGGTGTAGGCAGAGTGAATCGACGCGCCGTGCGGGACTAAGCCCTTATTGTTAACAGTAAATTCCACGACGTCACCTTCATCAACAATAATCGTCGGCCCGGGAACAGTATTATTCGTGAGAAAGCCTTTAAAGAAAACTCCTTTCCCTAGGTAGGCTTCGCCTTCATGTAGGTCGATTGAGACCTGCTTTGTTGGTTTTGTATCTTGCGGAACATAGCCGGTCTGAGGCATCGGCAGGGACTTGTCGCGGTTGATGATTTCAATAAATTCTTTGCGTTGTTCGGCATTAGGGTTATCTTTCCCCGCGACAAATTCAGGAGTTGCACCACCCATGTCAGCAGGTAGATTGACACCTTGATTTTTCATCGCCTTTGTTAATTCTTCACCAACCAATGTGCCTTTGCGGGTTGTTAGCATTTCGTTGTAAAGCGCCTGATTGCAAGAATCGCAAGCCCAAGCAGAACTTGTAATCAAAACTAAAAAGACTAACGCGATAATTATCGACTGCAAACGATACGTTATATTTCCCATACGCCCTCCATAATAAAGGATATATGCATCTTTTATTATGATTTTGCAGTATTTGCAAGTAAATATTATAGTATTTTTGCTATGCTAGAACTTTCAAGTAAATACGCAATTCGCGCGCTTTCGTACTTATCGACGTTACATTCCGATGACAATCAAAACACTTTCGTCCAAGTGCAGAGCATTGCTAAAAAAGTTCAAGTCCCCGCTCCCTATCTCGCTAAGTTACTCAAAGAACTTGGCCAAGCAGGAATATTAGAAACCAAAAAAGGTGTGCAGGGCGGAGTGCGCTTAGCGAAACGCCCGACTGGCAAATTATCATTTTGGGAAATCTGCGCTAGCCTTTCCGATCCAATCACTCAGCCAAGCTGCTTACTAAATAAGGGCGCTTGTAACATTAACAGTCCTTGCCCCTTTCATGAAGATTGGTCCAAGATTCAATGCTCTACAAATGAATTCCTCAAGAACTCGATCTTAAAAGTGCCGCGATGCTAAGCCGTACTGCAAAAAACATAACTGCAAAACAATGACGCTTTCACTGCTCAACGCATCCAAGGAATTTCCAATCTTTAGACAAGACCCCAGCCTGGTCTATCTCGATAACGCTGCTACCATGCAAAAGCCCCAAATTGTACTGCACACACTCGACAGCTTCTACCAAAGTGCCAATGCTAATGTGCACCGCGGCCTATATAAACTAGCAGAAAAAAGCGATGCGCTTTACGACTCGGCACGCGAAACCGTTCAAAAATTCCTTAACGCTAAAGCTTCTTCTGAAATTATTTTTACACGGGGAACGACTGAAAGTATAAACCTCGTTGCCTCAAGCGTAAGTGCATCAGATCTAAAGCCTGGTGATGAAATCATTCTTTCCGTAGCTGACCACCATTCGCTAATCGTCCCCTGGGTAATGGCTGCCAAAAGAACGAATGCCCGCGTTAAGGTCGCTAAAATTAATTCCCAGGGAGAAATCGATCTCGAGCACTTACGAAGTTTGCTTTCGCCGCGCACAAAAATTATCGCCTGCGCACATGTCAGCAATGTGCTGGGCTCGATCAACGAGATCAAAACAATCTGCAAGCTTGCCAAAAATGTTGGAGCCTGGACTGTAATCGACGGCGCACAAGCCGTCTCGCATCATCCAGTTGATGTACAGGATTTAGATTGTGATTTTTATGCCTTTAGCGCGCATAAAGCTTTTGGCCCAACGGGAATTGGCGTTTTATATGGCCGTGCCTCCAGATTGCAGGATCTCCCGCCATATCAAGTCGGCGGTGGCATGATCGCAGACGTTAGTTTCGATCAAATCACCTTTCTTGATGCTCCGGGCAGATTCGAAGCGGGCACTCCCGCAATTGCCCAAGCAGTAGGACTTGGCGCGGCATTAAAATTTATTGATGCACTGGGCCGCAGCAACTTAGAAAATCATCTCAAGCTGCTCGGCAGCGAACTTCAGGAAAAGCTTAAATCAATTCCTGGTCTAAAAATATATGGCTCGAATCAGTGCAGTTCGGGAATTGCCTCTTTTACTCTCGAGGGGATTCATCCGCATGACATTGCCACAGTTTGCGCTGAGTATAACGTCGCAATTCGCGCTGGACATCACTGCTGTATGCCCCTGATCAAAGAGTTAAAAGTCGCGGCACTCGCCCGTGCTTCATTGGCGTTCTACAACACAAGTGCAGATATTGATCGCCTAGTGCAGGCCTTAACGCATGCGAAAAAGGTATTTGGATCGCGATGAGTACAAGCGAACTCGCCCAACTCTATCAAGAAGAACTTTTAGCTCTAGCTAAAGATGGCTCGCATCGCTGCGAGTGTAAGGATTTTACGCATTTTAATCACGGCAAAAACCCGCTTTGTGGGGATACTGTGGAAATTTATTTTCGTGTAGATCAAGGCAAAATTCAAAAAGTTTGCCATGCCGGAGACGGTTGCGCGATTTCGCAAGCTTCAGCAGCGCTTGTCGCCCAAGTTTTAGAAGGACAGTTGCTTGATGCAGCCCTTGAAGCAATTGAAACAATCAGCTCGGAACTAGCTCAGGAAACTAAAGCTTTAACTGGCATGCCGGCTGAAGTTTTAAGAATTTTAGGTGGCGTGCGTAAATTTCCGGTGCGCTTACGCTGCGCACTACTAGCCTGGAAGTCAGCTGAATTGGCGTTAAAGGGCTCGTAGGTGTGAGCTTAACCGGTTAAGGTCAAACAACTAGAGCCCAAGGCGTGGAGGTCACTGCATGATGTATCGGCCTCCTTTTTGCATGGCAGCAATCGTGTTTTGTACGACAGCGATACCTTGCAAAATTTCTCGACGACCGCCCACCTCAGATCCAACCCATCCACCGTACTCGA
Proteins encoded in this region:
- a CDS encoding Rrf2 family transcriptional regulator; the protein is MLELSSKYAIRALSYLSTLHSDDNQNTFVQVQSIAKKVQVPAPYLAKLLKELGQAGILETKKGVQGGVRLAKRPTGKLSFWEICASLSDPITQPSCLLNKGACNINSPCPFHEDWSKIQCSTNEFLKNSILKVPRC
- a CDS encoding cysteine desulfurase; its protein translation is MTLSLLNASKEFPIFRQDPSLVYLDNAATMQKPQIVLHTLDSFYQSANANVHRGLYKLAEKSDALYDSARETVQKFLNAKASSEIIFTRGTTESINLVASSVSASDLKPGDEIILSVADHHSLIVPWVMAAKRTNARVKVAKINSQGEIDLEHLRSLLSPRTKIIACAHVSNVLGSINEIKTICKLAKNVGAWTVIDGAQAVSHHPVDVQDLDCDFYAFSAHKAFGPTGIGVLYGRASRLQDLPPYQVGGGMIADVSFDQITFLDAPGRFEAGTPAIAQAVGLGAALKFIDALGRSNLENHLKLLGSELQEKLKSIPGLKIYGSNQCSSGIASFTLEGIHPHDIATVCAEYNVAIRAGHHCCMPLIKELKVAALARASLAFYNTSADIDRLVQALTHAKKVFGSR
- a CDS encoding multicopper oxidase domain-containing protein produces the protein MGNITYRLQSIIIALVFLVLITSSAWACDSCNQALYNEMLTTRKGTLVGEELTKAMKNQGVNLPADMGGATPEFVAGKDNPNAEQRKEFIEIINRDKSLPMPQTGYVPQDTKPTKQVSIDLHEGEAYLGKGVFFKGFLTNNTVPGPTIIVDEGDVVEFTVNNKGLVPHGASIHSAYTQTSKYLGKIQAGESKKMVFRATYPGIYMYHCAPGGHAIPMHVIFGQYGMMVVRPKQKYKLEKILNKKPDVEIFLTQHEFYANGKDAIDAKPIYVTFNGKLFRYVEEPIKAKPGDYVRINFLNVGPNLLSTFHIVGIIWDFAYWQGIPENSFKGGQTVTAGPSDSWVVEFRMPPDEGNFLMLSHAVGSTDRGAIGILAGDKNAVTPLTVLSDGPAISDQERAELKKKSIRVFSPFEPGSTDVDEPYFVSAEQKEVRVRIIGNSFYPKVLNIAEGTKVRWINEEVFTYMDGEFAGFHNVVTNTAPEAFGSALLAHGESYEKVLTKGGTYDYFCAPHPYMKGRVIVRD
- a CDS encoding SUF system NifU family Fe-S cluster assembly protein, with amino-acid sequence MSTSELAQLYQEELLALAKDGSHRCECKDFTHFNHGKNPLCGDTVEIYFRVDQGKIQKVCHAGDGCAISQASAALVAQVLEGQLLDAALEAIETISSELAQETKALTGMPAEVLRILGGVRKFPVRLRCALLAWKSAELALKGS